In the genome of Hyphobacterium sp. CCMP332, one region contains:
- a CDS encoding FAD-dependent oxidoreductase — protein sequence MSKAIIFAIDDDPQVLKAIVRDLRGEFRKDYKILSTSSVEEALENISELKKRGENIALFISDQKMPEMQGVDFLEKAKLSYPDAKRVLLTAYSDIEAAIKAINDVQLDYYLMKPWDPPEEKMFPILQDLLDEWNSSIIPLYSGIKVIGKQWSSKSHSIKDFLSGNLIPYQWLPIEDNSLALELMEANNLNSENLPAVIMEDGELLVDPDLRSIASKTGRNIQAREELYDVVIIGAGPGGLAAGVYGGSEGLKTLLIEKHAPGGQAGTSSRIENYLGFPKGLSGAELSRRAVAQATRFGIEFLSPLEVKEIRIEGQYKFLKLNDDKEIKSKSVIIATGVSYKKLQVEGLDELTGLGVYYGAATTEANACKDQQVYIVGGGNSAGQGAMYLSKYAAKVHILIRKPDLSSSMSSYLIDQINETPNIEVIANSQISKAIGSENLEQLEIENLKDKSKKLHPAASLFIFIGAKPITDWLDDKIITNDKGFIETGRDLTKHKDYKKFWKKDREPYLLETCIPGIFAAGDVRAGAMNRVASAVGEGALAIKLVHEYLEEI from the coding sequence ATGAGCAAAGCAATAATATTCGCAATTGATGATGACCCTCAGGTTTTAAAAGCAATAGTTAGAGATTTAAGAGGCGAATTCAGAAAGGATTACAAAATTCTTTCAACCAGTTCGGTTGAAGAAGCCCTTGAAAATATTTCCGAATTAAAAAAAAGAGGTGAGAACATAGCCCTATTCATTTCGGATCAGAAGATGCCCGAAATGCAGGGTGTAGATTTTTTGGAAAAGGCCAAATTGTCATATCCTGATGCCAAAAGGGTGCTATTAACAGCTTATTCAGATATTGAAGCAGCCATTAAAGCCATTAATGATGTGCAATTGGATTATTATCTAATGAAACCCTGGGATCCACCGGAAGAGAAAATGTTTCCCATATTACAGGATCTTCTCGATGAATGGAATTCAAGTATAATTCCACTTTACTCAGGTATCAAGGTCATCGGTAAACAATGGAGCTCAAAATCTCATAGTATTAAAGATTTTCTGAGTGGAAATCTTATTCCATACCAATGGCTGCCAATTGAAGATAATTCATTGGCCCTGGAATTAATGGAAGCCAATAACCTGAATTCTGAAAATTTACCGGCTGTAATAATGGAAGATGGTGAACTTCTGGTAGATCCGGACCTGAGATCCATAGCATCAAAAACCGGTAGAAATATTCAGGCCAGAGAAGAACTTTACGATGTTGTCATTATCGGAGCCGGGCCGGGTGGTCTGGCCGCCGGAGTTTACGGCGGATCAGAAGGTTTAAAGACCTTGCTTATCGAAAAACATGCTCCCGGAGGACAGGCTGGCACAAGTTCGAGAATCGAAAATTATCTTGGATTTCCAAAAGGATTAAGTGGTGCAGAGCTGTCGCGGAGGGCAGTTGCACAGGCCACAAGGTTTGGAATTGAATTTTTATCACCTCTTGAGGTAAAGGAGATCAGAATTGAAGGGCAGTACAAATTTTTAAAACTTAATGATGATAAAGAAATTAAGTCAAAATCCGTAATAATTGCAACGGGAGTATCGTATAAAAAATTACAGGTGGAGGGGCTTGATGAATTAACCGGTCTAGGTGTGTATTACGGAGCAGCGACAACAGAAGCCAATGCCTGCAAAGACCAGCAGGTTTATATTGTCGGCGGTGGCAACTCGGCCGGCCAGGGTGCTATGTATCTAAGCAAGTATGCCGCAAAGGTTCATATACTTATTCGTAAGCCGGATCTCAGTTCAAGTATGTCCTCCTATTTGATCGATCAGATCAATGAAACGCCCAATATTGAGGTAATAGCCAATTCACAAATTAGCAAAGCCATTGGCAGTGAGAATTTAGAACAATTGGAAATTGAGAATCTCAAGGATAAAAGCAAAAAATTACATCCGGCAGCCTCACTTTTTATTTTTATAGGTGCCAAGCCCATCACCGATTGGCTCGATGATAAAATTATAACCAATGATAAAGGTTTTATTGAAACGGGAAGGGATTTAACAAAACACAAAGACTATAAAAAGTTTTGGAAGAAAGATCGCGAACCCTATCTTCTTGAAACCTGTATTCCCGGAATTTTTGCTGCAGGGGATGTTAGAGCGGGTGCAATGAACAGAGTGGCATCTGCCGTTGGTGAAGGCGCATTGGCGATCAAATTAGTTCATGAATATTTGGAAGAGATCTGA
- a CDS encoding PKD domain-containing protein, with the protein MKTNYTYFKYLSILMIGMLFSSVSFAQLTYVPTPGGSSSANFRGPCASCGFQRYVGIYPGSEISGLLPSGDSLRAMSFNILTPQTTAVSGNMIILISNTSDLDYQKGSSWSAAIANMDTVYDGPMTVPSVAGFYDIVFQNAVEYTGDGIYLAYQWTTSGTLAGAEPTYSANTAFNPGMVRNQNSTAHSDALGSTAQWRVQLRLAYQTAAIDLGVSNPGTSGSPCGGTGANFDFQVINAGASSVDTIFYHYDITGPSTSLSDDTFAVSTLNPGDTLLISRNETLTNSGEYFFTAYLTQPNDAIPLNDTLSNVKVAKLDVVSSFPYLEDFDGASQGWSSDAISGPNDWELATPSGSVINSASSGANAWVTNAAGDYAVSQDSWVNSPCFDLSSNTSPEIQAQIWWNIETDWDAALLESSIDDGQTWNVVGSLGSGVNWYNNNAATLVVPEGWSGDPGSGGYVNATQALSGLGGLPNVRLRFRFVSDGSVVANGFAFDDVSIISTSVSAPTAGFTYVNSSGNTVDFTDASTGTIDTFAWDFGDGNTSMMQNPTHTYASAGNYNACLTVSNSAGSDTFCDTVSILSGIKQNVIAGLKLYPNPSNGIVSIEFENQYSSAAVLLITDVFGRKVYEEELSQSSGLVKKSIDMQNLSKGIYFIDIRVGDKNSIRRIILE; encoded by the coding sequence ATGAAAACAAACTATACTTATTTCAAATATCTTTCAATTTTAATGATCGGAATGCTTTTTAGCTCTGTATCATTTGCTCAATTGACCTACGTACCGACACCGGGCGGAAGTTCATCTGCAAACTTTCGGGGCCCATGCGCATCTTGTGGTTTTCAACGCTATGTAGGAATTTACCCGGGTTCTGAAATTTCCGGACTTTTACCTAGTGGAGATTCCTTGAGGGCCATGAGCTTCAATATTTTAACACCACAAACAACGGCCGTAAGTGGAAATATGATTATTCTAATTTCAAATACCAGTGATCTTGACTATCAAAAAGGATCAAGTTGGTCTGCGGCAATTGCAAATATGGATACCGTATATGATGGTCCAATGACAGTTCCATCCGTAGCTGGATTCTATGATATTGTGTTTCAAAATGCTGTTGAATACACCGGTGACGGAATTTATTTGGCTTATCAATGGACCACCTCAGGAACTTTAGCAGGTGCTGAGCCAACTTATTCTGCCAATACAGCATTTAATCCGGGTATGGTGAGAAACCAAAATTCTACAGCTCATTCTGATGCACTTGGGTCAACAGCTCAATGGCGTGTTCAGCTTCGTTTGGCTTATCAAACTGCTGCCATTGATTTAGGAGTTTCAAATCCGGGCACTTCAGGTTCGCCATGTGGAGGTACAGGAGCGAATTTTGATTTTCAGGTTATAAATGCAGGTGCTTCTTCAGTCGACACAATTTTTTATCACTATGATATTACAGGTCCATCTACGTCGTTAAGTGATGATACCTTTGCTGTAAGTACTTTGAATCCGGGTGATACACTCTTAATCAGTCGAAATGAAACATTGACAAATAGCGGTGAATATTTCTTCACAGCCTATCTAACACAACCAAATGATGCTATTCCTCTTAATGATACTTTGAGCAATGTTAAAGTAGCTAAATTGGATGTGGTTAGTTCATTTCCTTATTTGGAAGATTTTGATGGTGCAAGTCAGGGTTGGTCATCTGATGCTATCAGTGGTCCAAATGACTGGGAGCTAGCTACACCTTCGGGTTCAGTAATAAATTCGGCCTCTTCAGGTGCAAATGCCTGGGTGACCAATGCAGCAGGCGACTATGCTGTATCACAGGATTCATGGGTAAATTCTCCATGTTTTGATTTAAGTTCTAATACCAGTCCGGAAATACAGGCACAGATCTGGTGGAATATTGAAACTGACTGGGACGCAGCCTTATTGGAATCTTCTATCGATGACGGACAAACCTGGAATGTAGTTGGATCACTTGGATCAGGAGTAAACTGGTATAATAATAATGCTGCAACTTTGGTTGTTCCTGAAGGATGGTCCGGAGATCCGGGTTCTGGAGGATATGTAAATGCTACACAAGCGTTAAGCGGTCTTGGTGGTCTGCCAAATGTAAGACTCAGATTCAGATTTGTATCAGATGGAAGTGTTGTTGCCAACGGATTTGCTTTTGATGACGTTTCAATTATATCAACTTCCGTTAGTGCTCCAACTGCCGGATTTACCTACGTTAATAGCAGTGGAAATACGGTCGATTTTACAGATGCTTCTACGGGAACAATCGATACTTTTGCCTGGGACTTTGGCGATGGTAATACATCAATGATGCAAAACCCAACGCATACTTATGCCAGTGCTGGTAATTATAATGCTTGCCTGACCGTGTCTAATTCAGCAGGATCAGATACATTTTGCGATACTGTTTCAATTCTTTCAGGAATTAAACAAAATGTAATTGCAGGATTAAAATTATATCCAAATCCATCCAATGGCATTGTCAGCATTGAATTTGAAAATCAATATTCCAGTGCGGCTGTTTTATTAATCACCGATGTATTCGGAAGAAAAGTTTACGAAGAAGAACTAAGTCAATCTTCGGGATTGGTTAAGAAGAGCATTGATATGCAAAACTTATCCAAAGGAATTTACTTCATCGATATTCGAGTAGGTGACAAAAATTCTATAAGACGAATTATTTTAGAATAG
- a CDS encoding nuclear transport factor 2 family protein has protein sequence MDNLIRDFYNNFKNLNAEGMIKHYHPDVEFEDPAFGLLKGEQVCNMWRMLCESQQDKNFILDYFDVHANTEKGSAKWEAEYTFSKTNRRVKNVIKANFEFKDGKIYRHYDDFNLYNWAIQALGFKGLLFGWTLFFKRSLQKSTAKMLRKFTNENGS, from the coding sequence GTGGATAATCTAATTCGCGATTTCTATAATAATTTTAAAAACCTCAATGCCGAGGGAATGATTAAACATTATCATCCTGATGTGGAATTTGAGGATCCGGCATTTGGCTTACTAAAAGGTGAGCAAGTCTGCAATATGTGGCGAATGCTTTGTGAATCTCAACAAGACAAAAATTTTATTCTGGATTATTTTGATGTTCATGCCAATACTGAAAAAGGAAGTGCTAAATGGGAAGCAGAATATACATTTAGTAAAACTAACAGACGAGTCAAAAACGTAATAAAAGCCAATTTTGAGTTTAAAGATGGTAAAATATACAGACACTATGACGATTTCAATCTTTACAATTGGGCAATACAGGCATTGGGTTTTAAAGGTCTTTTATTTGGATGGACACTATTTTTTAAAAGATCTCTTCAAAAAAGCACCGCCAAAATGCTCAGGAAGTTTACCAATGAAAATGGAAGTTAA
- a CDS encoding polyphosphate kinase 2, producing MNQKKHKVRLDKNDLKLLNSGQGLKSLFSNEEIDLESSLQILKELKQIESLRIELVKVQDWIRKNNKKVIVIFEGRDAAGKGSVINGLTAFINPRHYKTVALPKPSKDQQGEWYFKRYVEQIPRPGEIVFFDRSWYNRAVVEPVHGFCSQEEYDIFMGQVNEFERMLFESENIIFKVFLKISKEEQARRLMEINSNPLKKWRMTPVDSKAQDLWNEYSKYENAMFERTDTKIAPWTILDGENRNQALIASLEHIVNKIPYKNEP from the coding sequence ATGAACCAAAAGAAACATAAAGTAAGACTCGATAAGAACGATTTAAAACTTCTCAATTCCGGACAGGGACTTAAATCATTATTTTCAAATGAAGAAATTGATCTTGAGTCAAGCCTTCAAATACTTAAAGAACTAAAACAGATTGAATCGCTAAGAATTGAACTTGTAAAAGTTCAGGATTGGATCAGAAAAAACAATAAGAAAGTTATAGTCATTTTCGAAGGACGCGATGCCGCTGGCAAAGGCAGTGTAATCAATGGGCTTACAGCATTTATTAACCCCAGACATTATAAAACTGTTGCTCTGCCCAAACCCAGTAAAGACCAACAGGGCGAATGGTATTTTAAACGCTATGTAGAGCAAATACCCAGGCCTGGAGAAATAGTTTTTTTTGACAGAAGCTGGTACAATCGTGCAGTGGTTGAACCTGTTCATGGCTTTTGCAGCCAGGAAGAATACGATATATTTATGGGCCAGGTCAATGAATTTGAAAGAATGCTATTTGAATCCGAAAATATTATATTCAAAGTATTTTTGAAAATCAGCAAGGAAGAGCAAGCCAGACGGTTAATGGAAATTAATTCTAATCCTTTAAAAAAATGGCGCATGACTCCGGTAGATTCAAAAGCACAGGATTTATGGAATGAATATTCCAAATATGAAAATGCGATGTTCGAAAGAACGGATACAAAAATAGCCCCCTGGACTATACTAGATGGTGAAAACAGAAACCAGGCACTAATTGCTTCACTTGAGCACATAGTCAATAAAATTCCGTATAAGAATGAGCCCTGA
- a CDS encoding NAAT family transporter translates to MNSTEIIKFIIALIVITNAFSAIPIFLSLTSTNTTFERKRIALKTGLSVAIIFTVVILIGSFVLSVFGISVSAFRVAGGVIIFLLGISMINSRQSGIKHTKQEQKHAEEKDDVAIVPLALPIIAGPGTISTLIIYSNQYSRFLDKFLMVGISLLVALFITVLLLFASRIGKYLGVSGIKIATRVMGMLLAALAIEMMANGVLELLPGLSN, encoded by the coding sequence ATGAATAGCACCGAAATTATCAAATTTATCATTGCATTGATTGTCATAACAAATGCATTTAGTGCCATTCCAATATTTTTAAGTCTGACATCTACAAATACTACTTTTGAAAGAAAGCGCATTGCTTTAAAAACCGGTTTATCGGTAGCAATTATATTTACTGTGGTCATATTAATCGGAAGTTTTGTTCTTTCAGTTTTCGGAATTTCTGTAAGTGCGTTTAGAGTGGCTGGTGGAGTTATCATTTTTCTTCTTGGCATTTCAATGATCAATTCCAGACAAAGCGGAATAAAACATACCAAGCAAGAGCAAAAACACGCTGAGGAAAAAGACGATGTAGCCATTGTTCCTTTGGCCCTGCCTATTATTGCCGGACCGGGTACAATTAGCACATTGATTATTTATTCAAATCAATATTCCAGATTCCTTGATAAATTTCTCATGGTTGGTATTTCACTGCTGGTGGCTTTGTTTATTACAGTTCTCCTATTATTTGCTTCCAGAATTGGGAAATATTTAGGGGTTTCGGGGATTAAAATCGCAACAAGAGTAATGGGCATGCTTCTGGCAGCTCTTGCCATAGAAATGATGGCCAATGGTGTACTTGAATTACTGCCCGGTTTATCCAACTAA
- a CDS encoding sigma-70 family RNA polymerase sigma factor — protein sequence MRQLKISKTITNRESQSLEKYFQEINKVDLITPEEEVELARRIKAGDQIALEKLTKANLRFVVSVAKQYQNNNISLNDLINEGNLGLVKAAQRFDETRGFKFISYAVWWIRQSIIQALAEQSRLVRLPLNKISSLSKINKGISQMEQEFEREPTPEELSEILELTTDEVKSTLKAASRSVSVDAPFQEGESNSLLDVLENADAEKTDEELEYRDSLRIETERALQTLDEREREVIKLFFGIGMERNMSLLEIGENLGLTRERVRQIKEKALRKLRSTSRSKSLIPYLGR from the coding sequence ATGCGTCAACTAAAAATTTCAAAAACTATTACTAACCGGGAGTCACAATCTCTCGAAAAATATTTTCAGGAAATTAATAAGGTGGATCTGATAACACCTGAAGAAGAAGTAGAGCTGGCAAGAAGAATCAAAGCAGGAGATCAAATTGCTCTTGAAAAATTAACCAAAGCCAATCTTCGATTCGTAGTTTCTGTGGCGAAACAATATCAGAATAATAATATATCATTAAATGATCTCATTAATGAAGGAAATCTTGGGCTGGTAAAAGCCGCTCAAAGATTTGATGAGACGAGGGGATTTAAATTTATCTCTTACGCAGTTTGGTGGATTCGACAATCAATTATACAGGCTTTAGCAGAGCAAAGTCGTCTGGTCAGATTACCATTAAATAAAATTTCATCGCTTTCAAAAATTAATAAAGGGATATCTCAAATGGAGCAGGAGTTCGAAAGGGAACCAACTCCGGAAGAACTATCAGAAATACTGGAGTTAACCACTGATGAGGTTAAATCTACTCTGAAGGCAGCTTCTAGATCTGTTTCTGTTGATGCCCCCTTTCAGGAAGGTGAAAGCAATTCCCTTTTGGATGTATTGGAAAACGCAGATGCGGAAAAAACAGACGAGGAACTTGAATACAGAGACTCATTGCGTATAGAAACCGAAAGAGCGCTTCAAACGCTGGATGAAAGGGAAAGAGAAGTTATAAAATTATTCTTTGGCATCGGAATGGAAAGAAACATGTCTCTTTTGGAAATTGGAGAAAACCTTGGATTAACCCGAGAAAGAGTGAGGCAGATTAAAGAAAAGGCCTTGCGGAAATTGAGATCTACCTCGAGAAGCAAATCGCTCATCCCCTATTTGGGAAGATAA
- a CDS encoding cyclic nucleotide-binding domain-containing protein — translation MAYPIREKLLEIPIMQKESKEVIDWLLAHSVYRNVKEGDYFFKKGDLVEEMIIILEGEMNFMIEAGGNFLKTGSAKSGDITGVLPFSRMKEAGGTSQVVIDTHCLAVHKKHFSEMERVSQSLVQNLVGLMSDRVRSFTMLQQQREKMEALGKMSAGIAHEINNPASAIRSTSRELDKNWKKLQNLSFNLMSSGLEMNAIENIKKILDLDSEAKPKQISMIDKSNLEDEMIDYLDELGLEDGMELAEDLIDQGIYKEKVEEIEKQIGEKKLESFLNWLVLNSSVHEMLKDVNEASERISKLVSSIKSHSHMDRAPELAEVDINDGIESTLVIFQHKIKEKNINLILDFENDLPKIQGMEGELNQVWTNIIDNALDAIDSEGQLKISAVSDKNFLSVKFEDNGPGIPENIVNQIFEPFFTTKDLGKGTGLGLDISSRIIKEHNGNITVNSKPGQTIFEISLPINQ, via the coding sequence ATGGCTTACCCTATTAGAGAAAAACTACTTGAAATTCCTATAATGCAAAAGGAATCAAAAGAAGTAATTGACTGGCTGCTTGCCCATAGTGTATATCGCAATGTAAAAGAAGGAGATTATTTTTTTAAGAAAGGCGACCTTGTTGAAGAAATGATAATAATTCTCGAAGGTGAAATGAATTTCATGATTGAGGCCGGTGGGAATTTTTTAAAAACAGGATCGGCAAAAAGTGGTGATATTACGGGTGTCCTGCCATTTTCACGAATGAAGGAAGCCGGAGGTACGTCACAAGTAGTAATTGATACACATTGTCTTGCTGTGCATAAAAAACACTTTTCAGAAATGGAAAGAGTTAGCCAGAGCCTTGTACAAAATCTTGTAGGACTGATGTCAGACCGTGTGAGAAGCTTTACCATGCTTCAACAACAGAGAGAGAAAATGGAGGCTTTGGGCAAAATGTCTGCCGGAATAGCACATGAAATAAACAATCCTGCTTCGGCCATTAGAAGTACAAGTCGTGAATTGGACAAGAATTGGAAAAAGCTACAGAACTTGAGTTTTAATTTGATGAGCTCAGGACTTGAAATGAATGCAATTGAAAATATTAAAAAAATTCTTGACTTGGATTCCGAAGCAAAACCCAAACAAATTTCAATGATCGACAAAAGTAATCTTGAAGATGAAATGATAGATTATCTCGATGAGCTTGGACTTGAAGATGGCATGGAACTCGCAGAGGATCTGATTGATCAGGGAATATATAAAGAAAAGGTAGAGGAAATTGAAAAACAGATAGGTGAAAAGAAGCTTGAAAGCTTTCTCAATTGGTTGGTTTTGAATTCCAGCGTTCATGAAATGCTTAAAGATGTAAATGAGGCATCAGAAAGAATAAGTAAACTCGTATCCTCGATAAAATCACACTCCCATATGGATCGCGCTCCTGAGCTGGCTGAAGTGGATATAAATGATGGAATTGAAAGCACGCTTGTGATTTTCCAACATAAGATTAAAGAAAAGAACATCAATTTGATTCTTGACTTTGAAAATGATCTGCCAAAAATTCAAGGCATGGAGGGCGAACTCAACCAGGTTTGGACAAACATAATTGATAATGCCCTTGATGCCATAGATTCTGAAGGGCAGTTAAAAATTTCGGCCGTATCTGATAAAAATTTTCTAAGTGTCAAATTTGAAGATAATGGTCCTGGAATACCGGAAAATATTGTTAATCAAATCTTCGAACCCTTTTTTACAACAAAGGATTTGGGCAAAGGCACGGGTTTGGGGCTGGATATATCGTCCAGAATTATTAAAGAGCACAATGGCAATATAACTGTCAACTCAAAACCCGGCCAAACTATATTTGAAATTTCACTACCAATAAATCAATGA
- the ppk2 gene encoding polyphosphate kinase 2 encodes MARLNKSDFQSLNSRGELIQIAEQKGINLDKIYENEAYEKSLLSLQVELVNLQHWIEKTNARVAILFEGRDTAGKGGAIKRFTQHLNPRSMRVVALNKPTEIERGQWYFRRYIKEMPNPGEIVFFDRSWYNRAVVEPIMEFCKKEEYQRFMDHVNEFEHMLYEDGVVLIKFWLDISKSEQMKRIKSRQKNPLKQWKVSPVDLKAHKLWNKFTFYKEQMFSRTHSSFSPWIIINSDEKKVARLECIRYVLSKFDYELKSKDDSNLLIDPNVLYRYYRRIEKR; translated from the coding sequence ATGGCCAGGTTAAATAAATCCGATTTTCAAAGTTTAAATTCCCGGGGAGAGCTGATTCAAATTGCAGAGCAAAAAGGAATAAATCTTGATAAAATTTACGAAAATGAGGCCTATGAAAAATCTTTGCTTTCCTTACAGGTTGAACTTGTAAATCTTCAGCATTGGATTGAAAAAACAAATGCCAGGGTAGCAATTTTATTTGAAGGAAGAGACACTGCCGGAAAAGGAGGTGCAATAAAGAGATTTACCCAACATCTCAATCCCAGATCTATGCGTGTTGTAGCATTAAATAAACCCACCGAAATTGAACGAGGGCAATGGTATTTCAGAAGATATATTAAAGAAATGCCCAATCCGGGCGAAATCGTTTTTTTTGACAGAAGCTGGTACAACAGAGCTGTAGTGGAACCAATAATGGAATTCTGTAAAAAAGAGGAATACCAAAGGTTTATGGATCATGTGAATGAGTTTGAGCACATGCTTTACGAAGACGGAGTAGTATTGATTAAGTTTTGGCTGGATATAAGTAAATCGGAGCAAATGAAGCGAATAAAATCAAGACAGAAAAATCCACTAAAACAGTGGAAAGTAAGTCCTGTTGATTTAAAAGCGCATAAGTTGTGGAATAAATTCACCTTTTACAAAGAGCAGATGTTTTCCAGAACACATTCTTCATTTAGTCCCTGGATAATTATTAATTCTGATGAAAAAAAAGTGGCCAGATTGGAGTGTATTCGCTATGTGCTTTCCAAATTTGATTATGAATTAAAAAGTAAAGACGATTCCAACCTGCTGATAGACCCCAATGTACTTTATCGATATTATCGAAGAATAGAAAAAAGATGA
- a CDS encoding acyl-CoA thioesterase — translation MDVTKAKVRGYHLDLYGHVNNARYLEFLEEGRWSFYEKRVDRDQIHSRGLGLVVVNNNINYRYPARLHDVLEIHTDVERIGEKSITFKQKIFLDGTQTLVIDATVVFVILDMKSGKAIPIDDELKSYMKDP, via the coding sequence ATGGATGTAACAAAAGCAAAGGTTAGGGGATACCACCTAGATTTGTACGGGCATGTCAATAATGCGAGATATCTTGAATTTCTTGAGGAGGGAAGGTGGTCTTTTTATGAAAAACGCGTTGACCGGGATCAAATTCATAGCAGGGGCCTGGGCCTTGTAGTGGTTAACAACAACATTAATTACAGATATCCGGCACGTCTTCATGATGTGCTTGAAATTCATACCGACGTAGAACGAATTGGTGAAAAGAGCATTACTTTCAAACAAAAGATTTTTCTTGATGGTACTCAAACTCTGGTAATTGATGCTACAGTTGTATTTGTAATACTGGACATGAAAAGCGGGAAAGCGATCCCAATTGATGATGAATTAAAGTCCTACATGAAGGATCCCTAA